The Caulifigura coniformis genome includes a region encoding these proteins:
- a CDS encoding DUF1559 domain-containing protein, giving the protein MTLPRPLRLQRGFTLIELLVVIAIIAILIALLLPAVQQAREAARRTQCKNNLKQIGLALHNYESTYSVFPNVNAAHNPISGTTFFASILPMLEQGNTYSRYDFNKGNSDPVNREAVGQQIAAYLCPSGSMRRPVPSCSGDSGRAPGMYAACVGSIAYDMYWQSMGNPRPPLNGAIIYSDAVGGKTAIRDFTDGTSNTIMIGETAYNLPSYKFLPSDALCPGQSRYSFTYWSNPYPTSTGISTQYGFNLKDNGQPGNGYTSSWVGTFRSEHTGTVNFALSDGSVRGISDNISSVVLTSLATRSGGEVTGEF; this is encoded by the coding sequence ATGACTCTCCCTCGACCCCTGCGATTGCAACGCGGATTTACCCTCATCGAACTTCTGGTCGTGATCGCGATCATCGCGATCCTCATCGCCCTGCTGCTTCCCGCAGTTCAGCAGGCTCGTGAGGCGGCCCGCCGCACGCAGTGCAAGAACAACCTCAAGCAGATCGGCTTGGCGCTCCACAACTACGAGAGCACCTACAGCGTGTTCCCGAACGTGAATGCGGCCCACAATCCGATCAGCGGCACGACGTTCTTCGCGTCGATTTTGCCCATGCTCGAGCAGGGTAACACCTATTCGCGCTACGACTTCAACAAGGGCAACTCTGACCCCGTCAATCGCGAAGCCGTCGGGCAGCAGATCGCCGCCTACCTCTGCCCCTCCGGCTCGATGCGCCGTCCGGTTCCGTCCTGCTCGGGCGACAGCGGAAGGGCCCCCGGCATGTACGCCGCCTGCGTCGGCAGCATCGCTTACGACATGTACTGGCAGTCGATGGGCAACCCCCGGCCGCCGCTCAACGGCGCCATCATCTACTCGGACGCCGTCGGCGGTAAGACTGCGATCCGCGATTTCACCGATGGAACTTCCAATACCATCATGATTGGTGAAACCGCCTATAACCTGCCGAGCTACAAGTTCTTGCCAAGTGACGCTCTCTGCCCGGGGCAGTCGCGGTACTCGTTTACCTACTGGTCGAACCCCTACCCGACCTCGACCGGCATCAGCACCCAGTACGGCTTTAACCTGAAAGACAACGGCCAGCCCGGCAACGGCTACACCAGCAGTTGGGTTGGCACGTTCCGCAGCGAACACACCGGCACGGTGAATTTCGCCCTCTCGGACGGATCGGTCCGCGGCATCTCCGACAATATCTCGTCGGTCGTTTTGACTTCACTCGCCACCCGGAGCGGCGGCGAAGTGACGGGAGAGTTCTGA
- a CDS encoding Kelch repeat-containing protein — MKRILLAAAVAASFLTPAAARAHFIFLVQKHHDGKDRVHVYFAEEAAPDNPELLKKLDGMVVKAVSAKGEAKAVDLKADENSLTSEVPAGTPFTTTTFQYGVMARNESNRYRLVYHAKSGPVLGDAAWKAVDTSKMVEVDLIAADTKDGKIELTVLWKGQPVPKSEVAAVIPGIGPKKAETDDQGKVVFEKGEPGLFSARARIIQEGKGEEGGKPYDSTRHYGTVSFSTASVSGTKELAPLTPAVTSLGGAIVGDSLYVYGGNLGSAHSYSNKGQSNTLRRLSLSGQSGWETVAEGPALQGLAVVAHGGKLYRVGGFTAKNDEGKPNDLESQASVACFDPAVGKWTDLPALPEARSSHDAAVLGDTLYVIGGWKLGGGEGDTQRGWHNTAWSLDLTAKKPEWKAVAKPPFERRALAVAAYDGKLYAIGGMQKEGGPTTKSSIFDPETNAWYEGPALVGDDGMTGFGASAFATGGKLYVSTSKGNLQRLSADGKKWEIARELPTARFFHRMLPVDDSRFVMVGGANMDSGKFEQVEIVSVTE, encoded by the coding sequence ATGAAACGCATCCTGCTTGCTGCGGCTGTGGCCGCCAGCTTCCTGACTCCGGCCGCGGCCCGAGCCCATTTCATCTTCCTGGTCCAGAAGCATCATGACGGCAAGGACCGGGTGCATGTGTACTTCGCTGAAGAGGCGGCTCCGGACAATCCGGAACTCCTCAAGAAACTCGACGGAATGGTGGTCAAGGCAGTTTCCGCCAAGGGCGAAGCCAAGGCCGTCGATCTGAAGGCCGATGAGAACTCGCTGACGTCGGAGGTTCCGGCCGGTACGCCGTTCACGACGACGACCTTCCAGTACGGCGTGATGGCGCGGAATGAGTCGAACAGGTATCGTCTGGTGTACCACGCCAAGTCGGGCCCGGTTCTCGGGGACGCAGCGTGGAAGGCGGTCGACACCTCGAAGATGGTCGAAGTCGACCTGATTGCCGCGGACACGAAGGACGGCAAGATCGAGCTGACCGTGTTGTGGAAGGGCCAGCCTGTTCCGAAGTCGGAAGTGGCGGCGGTCATTCCCGGCATCGGCCCGAAGAAGGCCGAGACGGACGATCAGGGAAAGGTCGTGTTCGAGAAGGGTGAGCCCGGCCTGTTTTCGGCCCGCGCCCGGATTATTCAGGAAGGCAAAGGGGAAGAAGGCGGCAAGCCGTATGATAGCACCCGGCACTACGGAACAGTTTCGTTCTCGACCGCCTCGGTCTCCGGAACGAAAGAACTGGCTCCGCTGACGCCGGCAGTCACCAGCCTTGGTGGCGCGATCGTTGGCGACTCGCTGTACGTCTACGGGGGCAACCTCGGCAGCGCCCATTCCTATTCCAACAAGGGGCAGAGCAACACCCTCCGCAGGCTCTCGCTCTCCGGCCAGTCGGGCTGGGAAACGGTTGCAGAAGGACCGGCCCTGCAGGGGCTCGCGGTCGTCGCCCACGGTGGCAAGCTCTATCGCGTCGGCGGCTTCACCGCGAAGAACGACGAAGGAAAGCCGAACGACCTCGAATCGCAGGCCTCCGTCGCCTGTTTCGATCCGGCGGTCGGGAAGTGGACTGATCTTCCGGCCCTCCCCGAAGCCCGTTCGTCGCACGACGCGGCGGTCCTCGGCGACACGCTGTACGTCATCGGAGGCTGGAAGCTCGGCGGCGGCGAAGGCGACACGCAGCGCGGCTGGCACAACACCGCCTGGTCGCTCGACCTGACCGCCAAGAAGCCGGAATGGAAAGCGGTTGCGAAGCCTCCTTTTGAACGTCGGGCCCTCGCGGTCGCCGCCTACGACGGCAAGCTGTATGCCATCGGCGGGATGCAGAAGGAAGGTGGTCCGACGACGAAGTCCTCGATCTTCGACCCGGAAACCAACGCCTGGTACGAAGGCCCGGCTCTCGTGGGCGATGACGGCATGACCGGCTTTGGCGCATCCGCGTTCGCCACCGGCGGCAAGCTGTACGTCAGCACCAGCAAGGGCAACCTGCAGCGGTTGAGCGCCGACGGCAAGAAGTGGGAGATCGCCCGCGAACTGCCGACGGCCCGGTTCTTCCACCGCATGCTGCCGGTTGACGACTCGCGCTTCGTGATGGTTGGCGGGGCCAACATGGACAGCGGGAAGTTCGAGCAGGTTGAGATCGTGTCCGTCACGGAATAG
- the thpR gene encoding RNA 2',3'-cyclic phosphodiesterase, with translation MGATIRTFIGLRIAATDALRSVSADLGRMGRAVKITPADKFHLTLKFLGDTRRSQFDDIAAALRKASSSVSRHAIEIVGLGAFPKSARPAVVWAGVRPAGEIERLAAILDRLLEPLGFVPETRPYHPHLTLARVKGDAAGLEEVIEANRETPYGSATAAVAELFQSELTPGGSRYTSLATAELGPGG, from the coding sequence ATGGGAGCGACGATCCGGACATTCATCGGACTTCGCATTGCGGCGACGGATGCCTTGCGGTCCGTCAGCGCCGATCTGGGCCGGATGGGGCGGGCGGTGAAGATCACCCCCGCGGACAAGTTCCACCTGACCCTCAAGTTTCTGGGCGACACGCGTCGAAGCCAGTTTGACGACATCGCCGCCGCCCTTCGAAAAGCGTCGTCGTCGGTCTCCAGGCATGCCATTGAGATCGTCGGGCTGGGAGCGTTTCCCAAGAGCGCGCGGCCCGCGGTCGTCTGGGCCGGAGTGCGGCCGGCCGGGGAGATCGAGCGCCTCGCGGCGATTCTGGATCGGCTGCTCGAGCCGCTGGGCTTCGTTCCCGAAACGCGCCCTTACCATCCGCATCTCACGCTGGCCCGGGTCAAGGGGGACGCCGCCGGACTGGAGGAGGTCATTGAGGCCAACCGCGAAACGCCCTACGGGTCGGCAACGGCGGCCGTTGCTGAGCTGTTCCAGTCAGAGCTGACGCCGGGCGGCAGCCGCTATACGTCGCTGGCAACCGCCGAACTGGGGCCGGGCGGTTGA
- a CDS encoding AAA family ATPase, producing MLTTALALEDLRLRILAGYPLLLLRTYEEERWIRELGELCGEMEKGLVAWSATSGAEPPLLELVCEPLEFLRQTADYPEDHVFVLKDLHPHLKDSAVVRQLRDLIPGLRERRQSILLISPVDDVPVELMKDLFVMELPLPGLEEMREVLGGVRESLLNPVRMEPDQEEHLLKAVLGLTAEEARKAYARALQNREDIDDSVYAGLVAEKRNMVQGSDLLEFFDLDEGVDDIGGLEGLKAWIAERAEAFSVDARSRGISNPKGVLLAGVQGCGKSLSAKAIARLLGFPLVRMDLSSLLESARGSSEQNLREVLHTMETIAPSVLWLEEIDKAFAGFDAEATTDATIARIVGRFLTWLQEHTAPVFVVATANNVSRLPPELLRRGRFDELFFVDLPNYYERKAIFEIHLKRRGWKPEMFDTDALSNRTDGYSGAEIEQVVNSAIIESYSQSRMLTDDDLEQSRDRTVPLSVTMEDQIFSLREWARSRCRPATLDSRLAQMMDEEERRGEDNVGDGRAPKLKWLELAEYGQFGPAIIEYVRFHDHVPLDRLVTDLGACFESSGEFGLVLNADTKAVVWTRMSREMADQLATFVAGKRLYLNPARPDAYQLRTLDLPVLQNLPAEKLDRPAWMPMTLRLMPPAGGSARYSRLARIKLGKRG from the coding sequence ATGTTGACGACGGCCCTGGCGCTGGAAGATCTTCGCCTGCGGATTCTCGCCGGCTATCCGCTGCTCCTGCTGCGGACCTACGAAGAAGAACGCTGGATCCGGGAACTCGGCGAACTGTGCGGCGAAATGGAGAAAGGGCTGGTCGCCTGGTCGGCGACGTCTGGGGCTGAGCCTCCCCTGCTCGAACTCGTCTGTGAGCCTCTGGAATTCCTACGACAGACAGCCGACTACCCTGAGGACCACGTTTTCGTCCTCAAGGACCTGCACCCGCATCTGAAGGATTCTGCCGTCGTGCGGCAGCTGCGGGACCTGATCCCCGGGCTGCGCGAGCGGCGGCAGTCGATCCTCCTGATCTCGCCGGTCGACGACGTGCCGGTCGAATTGATGAAGGATCTCTTCGTCATGGAGCTCCCGCTTCCGGGGCTCGAGGAAATGCGCGAGGTGCTGGGTGGCGTGCGGGAATCGCTGCTCAATCCGGTCAGGATGGAACCCGATCAGGAGGAGCATCTGCTGAAAGCGGTGCTCGGATTGACGGCCGAAGAGGCGCGAAAGGCCTACGCCCGGGCGCTGCAGAATCGGGAAGACATCGACGACAGTGTTTACGCCGGCCTCGTGGCCGAGAAGCGGAACATGGTCCAGGGATCCGATCTGCTCGAATTCTTCGACCTTGATGAAGGGGTCGATGACATCGGTGGCCTGGAAGGTCTCAAGGCATGGATCGCCGAGCGGGCGGAGGCGTTCAGCGTCGATGCGCGGTCCCGCGGCATTTCCAATCCGAAGGGGGTGCTGCTCGCGGGCGTGCAGGGCTGCGGAAAAAGCCTCAGCGCCAAGGCTATCGCCCGGCTGTTGGGCTTTCCGCTCGTCCGCATGGATCTTTCCAGTCTGCTCGAATCGGCCCGCGGCTCGTCGGAGCAGAACCTCCGCGAAGTCCTGCACACGATGGAGACGATTGCCCCCTCGGTGCTCTGGCTGGAAGAAATCGACAAGGCGTTCGCCGGCTTTGACGCCGAAGCGACAACCGACGCTACGATCGCCCGTATCGTCGGCCGGTTCCTGACCTGGCTTCAGGAACACACGGCCCCGGTCTTCGTCGTGGCGACGGCGAACAATGTCTCCCGGCTCCCGCCCGAACTCCTGCGACGGGGACGCTTCGACGAGCTGTTCTTCGTCGACCTGCCGAACTACTACGAACGCAAGGCGATCTTTGAGATCCATCTGAAGCGGCGGGGCTGGAAGCCCGAGATGTTCGACACGGATGCGCTGTCAAACCGCACCGACGGCTACAGCGGGGCGGAGATCGAACAGGTCGTGAACTCGGCGATCATCGAGTCGTACAGCCAGAGCCGGATGCTGACGGATGACGATCTCGAGCAGTCGCGGGACCGGACGGTTCCTCTTTCCGTGACGATGGAGGACCAGATCTTCTCCCTCCGCGAGTGGGCCCGGTCGCGTTGTCGACCGGCCACGCTCGACAGCAGGCTGGCCCAGATGATGGATGAGGAGGAACGGCGGGGCGAAGACAACGTGGGCGACGGCCGCGCCCCGAAGCTCAAATGGCTCGAACTGGCGGAGTACGGCCAGTTCGGCCCCGCGATCATCGAGTACGTGCGGTTCCACGACCATGTGCCGCTCGACCGTCTGGTGACGGACCTCGGCGCCTGCTTCGAGAGCAGTGGAGAGTTCGGCCTCGTGCTCAACGCCGACACCAAGGCGGTCGTCTGGACGCGGATGAGCCGCGAAATGGCCGACCAGCTGGCGACCTTCGTGGCGGGGAAACGCCTCTACTTGAACCCTGCCCGGCCCGATGCGTATCAGCTCAGGACGCTCGACCTGCCGGTGCTGCAGAACCTGCCAGCCGAGAAGCTCGACCGGCCGGCCTGGATGCCGATGACGCTCAGGCTCATGCCTCCCGCGGGCGGCAGTGCCCGCTACAGCCGCCTCGCCAGGATCAAGCTCGGAAAACGCGGGTAA
- the larC gene encoding nickel pincer cofactor biosynthesis protein LarC codes for MKIAYFECATGIAGDMTLSALVDAGASWEAVTSGIAALGLPGVSLRLNEVHRCGFRAKHLVVEHPEQHAHRHYSEIVDLLDNSGLAAKPRQVAHRLFRAIAEAEAKVHGMPLEHVHFHEVGAIDSIVDIVGVAIAFCDLGIEQAWFNAIPTGRGSVTIDHGVCAVPTPATAELLLGVPLADVPLQAELTTPTGAAIVKALGKGFGAQPEMTVAAIGCGAGTKDFKDYPNILRVFIGQSSLSADGDIVTLLETNLDDIPAEVIGYTTERLLAAGALDVYSTPVAMKKQRPGVMLSILCSPHQAGECEAILFDETGTLGIRKQSIQRVKQFRKAHSVTTPWGEVAGKLAWRGSSTPRFTPEYEACALIARQQHVPLDKVYRAALAVYAAIPVDPATLVEEPAPKTQKSGRDHSHSHDHSHSHDHSHDHSHDHGHSHDHGHSHDHGGHSHDH; via the coding sequence ATGAAGATTGCTTACTTTGAATGTGCGACCGGCATCGCCGGCGACATGACCCTCTCAGCCCTCGTCGACGCGGGCGCTTCGTGGGAGGCGGTCACGTCGGGCATCGCAGCGCTCGGCCTGCCGGGAGTCTCGCTCCGGCTCAATGAAGTGCATCGCTGTGGATTTCGCGCGAAGCACCTCGTTGTCGAGCACCCCGAGCAGCACGCCCATCGCCACTACAGCGAGATCGTCGATCTGCTCGACAACAGCGGGCTCGCGGCCAAACCGCGTCAGGTCGCGCATCGTCTCTTCCGGGCGATCGCAGAAGCGGAAGCGAAGGTGCACGGCATGCCGCTCGAGCATGTCCACTTTCACGAAGTCGGCGCGATCGATTCGATCGTCGACATCGTCGGCGTCGCGATTGCGTTCTGTGACCTCGGCATCGAACAGGCGTGGTTCAACGCCATCCCCACCGGCCGGGGATCGGTGACGATCGACCACGGCGTTTGCGCCGTTCCAACGCCCGCCACGGCCGAACTGCTTCTCGGTGTTCCGCTGGCGGATGTGCCGCTTCAGGCCGAGCTGACGACGCCCACCGGAGCGGCGATCGTTAAAGCTCTCGGAAAGGGATTCGGAGCACAGCCCGAGATGACGGTCGCCGCCATCGGATGCGGCGCCGGAACGAAGGACTTCAAGGACTATCCCAATATCCTGCGCGTCTTCATCGGCCAATCGTCGCTCAGCGCCGACGGCGACATCGTCACTCTTCTCGAAACCAACCTCGATGACATCCCGGCCGAAGTCATCGGCTACACGACCGAGCGCCTCCTCGCGGCCGGCGCCCTCGACGTCTACTCCACGCCCGTCGCCATGAAGAAGCAGCGGCCGGGCGTGATGTTGAGCATCCTGTGCTCACCGCATCAGGCAGGGGAATGCGAGGCGATCCTGTTTGACGAAACGGGGACGCTCGGCATCCGGAAGCAGTCGATCCAGCGAGTCAAGCAGTTCCGCAAGGCACATTCGGTGACAACCCCCTGGGGCGAAGTCGCGGGAAAACTCGCGTGGCGCGGCTCGTCGACGCCGCGGTTCACTCCCGAGTACGAAGCCTGCGCACTGATCGCACGGCAACAGCATGTCCCGCTCGACAAGGTCTACCGCGCCGCGCTCGCGGTGTACGCCGCCATTCCCGTCGATCCGGCGACACTCGTCGAGGAACCAGCGCCAAAGACTCAGAAGAGCGGCCGGGATCACTCCCACTCGCATGATCACAGTCACAGCCATGATCATTCGCATGACCACTCGCATGATCATGGGCACAGCCACGACCATGGGCACTCTCACGATCACGGCGGCCATTCGCACGATCACTGA
- a CDS encoding DUF255 domain-containing protein, with translation MLSRCRHGRALAAASLALAVLSGSPALSIEEQPAATAKANRLARETSPYLKLHAHNPVDWYPWGPEALEKARAENKPIFLSIGYSSCFWCHVMERKVFENPEIAAYMNEHFVNIKVDREERPDLDDLYMLSLQVYLQATGAGDGGGWPLSIFLTPEGKPIAGGTYFPPDDLPGRPGFPGVLKRLHEIWDGQEAQVRGSADVIAREVQRLSGPSPLSVAKAPSADAVQKAVADLVASRDPEYGGFGFNAEAANRPKFPQPSKLLLLAHHADEQGVGEALDFTLEHMARGGLYDHLAGGFHRYSTDRQWLVPHFEKMLYDNSQLAEIYAIEARRTGRDDFRQVAHETLRFVLRDLCDARGAFYSALDAETDGIEGAYYVWSPEEVQKALVNDAPLFAAAYGVDQPSPFEHGHVLHRVKSDEELAKSFGGTAADVASRLAAARERLLDVRKNRPALLRDDKIIASWNGQMIRSLAVCGKLLDEPGYIAAADRAAMFILTSMRTSEGTLKRTWCEGQAANAACLDDYAFLIDGIVALYEVTSDEKWLNAARRLMDDQVEQYWDERNGGFFFTADHHEPLIARMKDGYDSVMPSGNSVSVDALARLFRITKDVAYQSRAEKALAAFGAQIEQSPSGFSRMLLGADEVLRQPAKEIAAPPAVETLIAANEPPKARPASPPAQAAEKLQMFAQPAQAEMAKHQYVKGRIFLSTDKLTPGTTTKVACVLDIVEGWHVNANPAKPDFVLPAELELASTAGIELTDIVYPKGKDLKMEDQDEPVSVYEGQVIIMASMKVPQDVKVTTDELKFTLRYQACNHKECLTPKRIKLDGQIAVGGGAKRINSRIFGTEK, from the coding sequence ATGCTGTCTCGTTGCCGTCACGGCCGCGCTCTTGCCGCGGCCTCCCTCGCTCTGGCTGTGCTGTCGGGCTCCCCGGCCCTGTCGATCGAGGAGCAGCCGGCCGCAACGGCGAAAGCCAACCGGCTGGCCAGGGAAACCAGTCCGTACCTGAAGCTGCACGCCCACAACCCGGTCGACTGGTACCCCTGGGGACCGGAAGCGCTGGAGAAGGCCCGGGCCGAGAACAAGCCGATCTTCCTGTCGATCGGCTACAGCAGCTGCTTCTGGTGCCACGTCATGGAGCGGAAGGTCTTCGAGAACCCGGAGATCGCCGCGTACATGAATGAGCACTTCGTGAACATCAAGGTCGACCGCGAAGAGCGGCCCGATCTCGACGACCTCTACATGCTCTCGCTGCAGGTGTACCTGCAGGCAACCGGCGCAGGAGACGGCGGCGGCTGGCCGCTGTCGATCTTCCTCACACCCGAAGGGAAGCCGATCGCGGGCGGAACCTATTTCCCGCCCGACGACCTTCCGGGGCGGCCCGGTTTCCCGGGCGTGCTCAAGCGGTTGCACGAGATCTGGGATGGGCAGGAAGCACAGGTCCGCGGTTCGGCCGATGTCATCGCGCGGGAAGTCCAGCGACTGTCCGGCCCGTCTCCGCTGAGCGTCGCCAAGGCTCCGTCCGCCGATGCGGTGCAAAAGGCGGTCGCCGACCTGGTCGCGTCGCGAGATCCCGAGTACGGCGGATTTGGATTCAACGCCGAAGCGGCCAACAGGCCGAAGTTCCCTCAGCCGAGCAAGCTCCTGCTGCTCGCTCATCATGCCGACGAGCAGGGGGTCGGCGAAGCGCTTGATTTCACGCTCGAACACATGGCCCGTGGGGGGCTTTATGACCACCTGGCGGGCGGATTCCATCGCTACAGCACCGACCGACAGTGGCTCGTGCCCCACTTCGAGAAGATGTTGTATGACAACTCGCAGCTCGCGGAGATCTATGCGATCGAGGCCCGCCGCACGGGCCGCGACGATTTCCGGCAGGTGGCCCACGAGACGCTGCGATTCGTGCTTCGCGACCTGTGTGACGCCCGCGGTGCCTTCTATTCGGCGCTGGATGCCGAAACCGATGGAATCGAAGGGGCCTACTACGTGTGGTCGCCTGAAGAGGTCCAGAAGGCTCTCGTCAACGATGCTCCCCTGTTCGCGGCGGCCTATGGCGTCGACCAGCCGTCCCCCTTCGAGCATGGCCACGTCCTGCATCGCGTGAAGTCGGACGAGGAACTGGCGAAATCATTTGGCGGAACCGCGGCGGATGTCGCCTCGCGTCTGGCGGCCGCCCGCGAACGCCTCCTCGACGTCCGCAAGAACCGCCCGGCGTTGCTCCGTGACGACAAGATCATCGCCTCCTGGAACGGTCAGATGATCCGCTCTCTTGCGGTCTGCGGGAAGCTGCTCGATGAGCCTGGCTACATCGCCGCGGCCGACCGGGCCGCGATGTTCATCCTGACGTCCATGCGCACGTCCGAAGGAACGCTGAAGCGGACGTGGTGCGAAGGACAGGCGGCGAACGCGGCCTGCCTGGACGACTACGCTTTCCTCATCGATGGAATCGTGGCGCTTTACGAAGTGACCAGCGACGAAAAGTGGCTGAACGCCGCCCGCCGTTTGATGGATGACCAGGTCGAGCAGTACTGGGACGAACGGAATGGCGGCTTCTTCTTTACTGCCGATCACCATGAGCCGCTCATCGCCCGGATGAAGGACGGCTACGATTCGGTGATGCCCTCGGGAAACAGCGTGAGCGTCGACGCGCTGGCCCGGCTGTTCCGGATCACAAAGGATGTCGCCTACCAGAGCCGTGCCGAGAAGGCGCTGGCGGCCTTTGGAGCACAGATCGAGCAGTCTCCTTCAGGCTTTTCGAGAATGCTGCTCGGGGCGGACGAAGTGCTGCGTCAACCGGCGAAGGAGATTGCCGCCCCCCCGGCCGTGGAAACGCTGATCGCGGCCAACGAGCCGCCGAAGGCGCGGCCCGCTTCGCCGCCGGCTCAGGCCGCTGAGAAACTGCAGATGTTCGCCCAACCGGCGCAGGCCGAAATGGCGAAGCACCAGTACGTCAAAGGGCGGATCTTCCTGTCGACCGACAAGCTGACGCCGGGGACGACGACGAAGGTCGCCTGTGTGCTCGACATCGTCGAGGGATGGCACGTGAATGCAAACCCGGCCAAGCCCGACTTCGTCCTTCCCGCGGAACTGGAGCTGGCCTCGACGGCCGGAATCGAGCTGACCGACATCGTCTATCCCAAGGGGAAAGACCTGAAGATGGAAGACCAGGATGAGCCCGTCTCGGTCTATGAAGGGCAGGTCATCATCATGGCGTCGATGAAGGTTCCTCAGGATGTGAAGGTCACCACGGACGAACTGAAGTTCACGCTTCGCTACCAGGCCTGCAACCACAAGGAATGTCTCACTCCGAAACGGATCAAGCTCGACGGACAGATCGCCGTCGGCGGCGGGGCGAAGCGCATCAACTCGCGGATCTTCGGGACGGAGAAGTAG